GAGCTAGCCCGCAAAACCAACCTTACCCTTCTGTCCCGCTGTTCTGGGAAGCATTTTGAGATTTTCAATGCCCCCGAGAGGGTGATTTTTACCTCCCCGCCTGCTGCCTCGTAAATTCGTGGTCATATGGCCTGCGATGGTTTTACAATTCGGCCATGACTATTAAATCTGACCACTGGATCCGCCGCATGGGCGAGCAAGGCATGATCAGCCCATTTGAACCTGGGCAGGTCCGCCAAGACGCCGCCGGACAAAAAATTGTGAGCTATGGCACTTCAAGCTATGGCTATGACATTCGTTGCGCTGACGAGTTCAAGATTTTTACGAATATCAATAGCACCATCGTTGATCCTAAGAATTTCGATGAGCAATCCTTTGTAGATTTCAAGGGCCCAGTCTGCATCATTCCCCCAAACTCATTTGCTTTAGCCAGAACGGTTGAGTACTTCAAAATCCCACGCAGTGTGCTAACTGTTTGCGTTGGTAAGAGTACTTATGCGCGTTGCGGAATTATTGTGAACGTCACTCCATTTGAGCCGGAGTGGGAGGGCTACGTCACACTCGAGTTTTCTAATACAACTCCATTGCCAGCAAAAATTTATGCCGGTGAGGGATGTGCTCAAGTTCTGTTCTTTGAAAGCGATGAAGTGTGTGGCACATCGTACAAAGATCGTGGCGGTAAGTATCAAGGCCAAGTCGGCGTAACTCTGCCGAAGACTTAATCTATTTAATCGCCGTATTGGCGAATTTAAAGGGTACTCATGAAATTTCGTTTTCCAATCATCATTATTGATGAGGACTTTCGCTCTGAAAATATTTCAGGTTCGGGTATTCGTGACTTAGCGGAGGCTATTGAAAACGAGGGCATGGAGGTTATCGGCTTAACCAGCTATGGTGACCTCACATCCTTTGCACAACAAGCCTCCCGTGCCTCTAGTTTTATTGTGTCAATTGACGATGAAGAGTTTGTGTCTGACTCTGAAGACCATGACTTGCCTGCATTAAATAACTTACGCGCATTTATTACAGAAGTGCGTAAGCGCAATGAAGATATTCCAATTTTCTTGTATGGCGAGACCCGTACTTCACGCCATATGCCGAACGATATCTTGCGTGAACTGCATGGCTTTATTCATATGAATGAAGATACGCCTGAGTTTGTGGCGCGTCACATTATTCGTGAAGCCAAGGTTTACCTAGATTCATTGGCCCCACCATTCTTCCGTGCGCTGACTAATTACGCCTCTGAAGGTTCGTACTCTTGGCATTGCCCAGGTCACTCTGGCGGTGTAGCTTTCTTAAAGAGCCCAGTTGGCCGTATGTTCCACCAGTTCTTTGGTGAGAATATGCTCCGTGCTGACGTCTGCAATGCAGTGGAAGAGTTAGGTCAGTTGTTAGATCACACTGGACCAGTATTGCAAAGTGAGCGCAATGCTGCGCGCATCTTTAATGCCGACCATTTGTTCTTTGTAACCAATGGCACGTCGACCTCAAACAAGATTGTTTGGCACTCAACCGTAGCCCCTGGCGACGTAGTGCTGGTAGACCGTAATTGTCATAAATCGGTGATTCATTCGATCACGATGATGGGCGCGATCCCGATCTTCTTGATGCCAACACGTAATCACCTTGGCATTATTGGGCCGATTCCAAAAGAAGAGTTTGAGTGGAAAAACATCAAGAAGAAAATTGATGCCAACCCATTTATTAAAGACAAGAGTGTGGTGCCTCGCGTTATGACGCTCACACAAAGTACGTATGACGGCATTATTTATAACGTTGAAATGATCAAAGAGATGCTTGATGGCAAAGTGGACTCATTACATTTTGATGAAGCTTGGTTGCCACATGCTGCATTCCATCCGTTCTACAAAGACATGCACGCCATCGGCTCTGACCGAAAGCGCACCAAGAAGAGTTTGATGTTTGCGACGCAGTCAACTCACAAGTTATTAGCTGGCCTCTCACAAGCTTCTCAAGTATTGGTACAGGATGCCGAAGAGCATAAACTCG
The genomic region above belongs to Polynucleobacter sp. AP-Ainpum-60-G11 and contains:
- a CDS encoding arginine/lysine/ornithine decarboxylase; the encoded protein is MKFRFPIIIIDEDFRSENISGSGIRDLAEAIENEGMEVIGLTSYGDLTSFAQQASRASSFIVSIDDEEFVSDSEDHDLPALNNLRAFITEVRKRNEDIPIFLYGETRTSRHMPNDILRELHGFIHMNEDTPEFVARHIIREAKVYLDSLAPPFFRALTNYASEGSYSWHCPGHSGGVAFLKSPVGRMFHQFFGENMLRADVCNAVEELGQLLDHTGPVLQSERNAARIFNADHLFFVTNGTSTSNKIVWHSTVAPGDVVLVDRNCHKSVIHSITMMGAIPIFLMPTRNHLGIIGPIPKEEFEWKNIKKKIDANPFIKDKSVVPRVMTLTQSTYDGIIYNVEMIKEMLDGKVDSLHFDEAWLPHAAFHPFYKDMHAIGSDRKRTKKSLMFATQSTHKLLAGLSQASQVLVQDAEEHKLDRDCFNEAYLMHTSTSPQYAIIASCDVSAAMMESPGGTTLVEESIAEAMDFRRAMREVDDKFGSDWWFKVWGPDHLTEEGIGERSDWILEPNASWHDFGKVAKDFNMLDPIKATVVTPGLDIEGNFGSMGIPASIVTKYLAEHGVIVEKCGLYSFFIMFTIGITKGRWNTLVTELQQFKDHFDKNAPLWKVLPEFVAKHPRYERVGLKDICQQIHEFYKSRNVARMTTEMYTSDMVPAMMPSEAWAKMAHKKVDRVPLDQLEDRITAMLVTPYPPGIPLLIPGERFNKRIIDYLYFARDFNERFPGFETDIHGLVKGDIDGRSEYYVDCVRQEPDITL
- the dcd gene encoding dCTP deaminase, encoding MTIKSDHWIRRMGEQGMISPFEPGQVRQDAAGQKIVSYGTSSYGYDIRCADEFKIFTNINSTIVDPKNFDEQSFVDFKGPVCIIPPNSFALARTVEYFKIPRSVLTVCVGKSTYARCGIIVNVTPFEPEWEGYVTLEFSNTTPLPAKIYAGEGCAQVLFFESDEVCGTSYKDRGGKYQGQVGVTLPKT